The Methanofervidicoccus sp. A16 genome has a segment encoding these proteins:
- a CDS encoding TATA-box-binding protein: protein MEPKINIVNVVVSTKIGDDIDLERVADVLDNAEYEPEQFPGLVCRLNDPRVALLIFRSGKLNCTGAKSKEEAEIAIKKVIKQLKDAGFDIEENPEIKVQNMVATAELGIEPNLDRISTLEGTEYEPEQFPGLVYRMKDPKVVILIFGSGKIVITGLKREEDAYRALENVLNMLKELEEIKG from the coding sequence GTGGAACCTAAAATAAATATTGTGAATGTTGTAGTATCTACCAAGATAGGAGATGACATCGATCTTGAACGTGTTGCAGACGTGTTGGATAATGCAGAGTATGAACCTGAGCAGTTTCCAGGGTTGGTCTGTAGATTGAACGACCCTAGGGTGGCACTGTTAATATTCAGAAGTGGGAAGTTAAACTGTACAGGGGCTAAGAGTAAGGAAGAGGCTGAAATCGCAATAAAAAAGGTTATAAAACAGTTGAAAGATGCAGGTTTTGACATCGAGGAAAATCCAGAGATTAAGGTACAAAATATGGTTGCCACTGCCGAGTTAGGTATTGAACCAAACTTAGATAGGATATCTACTTTAGAGGGAACCGAATACGAACCTGAACAGTTTCCAGGGTTGGTTTATAGAATGAAGGATCCCAAGGTTGTAATACTTATATTCGGTAGTGGGAAGATCGTTATTACAGGTTTAAAAAGGGAGGAGGACGCTTATAGAGCTTTAGAAAATGTTCTAAATATGTTGAAAGAGTTAGAAGAAATAAAGGGATAG
- a CDS encoding DUF367 family protein, giving the protein MKIYIYHKNQCDPKRCTALKMGKLNMAKIIKDYRKIPRRALLLDPYSKTPVSIEDRDIIEKYGILALDCSWQHAEEVFKRIRFKNPRRLPFLIAANPVNYGKPCKLSTLEACIATLYIANYKNEALSLLNGFKWAKTFIDLNRDLLESYAGRGYEEINEIEKDFLSRIAKR; this is encoded by the coding sequence TTGAAAATATACATATACCATAAAAACCAGTGTGATCCTAAAAGATGTACTGCCCTCAAGATGGGAAAGTTAAATATGGCAAAGATTATAAAGGACTATCGCAAGATACCTAGGAGGGCCCTACTACTAGATCCCTACTCCAAAACTCCAGTCTCTATTGAAGATAGGGACATCATAGAGAAGTACGGCATATTGGCCCTTGACTGCTCCTGGCAACATGCCGAGGAAGTATTTAAAAGGATAAGGTTTAAAAACCCTAGGCGCCTTCCCTTCCTAATAGCTGCCAACCCTGTAAACTATGGAAAACCCTGCAAACTTTCAACATTGGAGGCATGTATTGCAACCCTATATATCGCAAACTATAAAAATGAGGCATTATCTCTATTAAATGGTTTCAAATGGGCAAAGACATTTATAGATTTAAACAGGGATCTACTTGAAAGTTATGCAGGTAGAGGGTATGAAGAGATTAATGAGATAGAGAAAGATTTTTTAAGTAGAATAGCAAAAAGGTAA
- the hisE gene encoding phosphoribosyl-ATP diphosphatase, whose product MDVLREEFEIIKDRIKNKPEGSYTAYLTTDDNKKAINKICEKIGEETTEVILAAKDGIKEDIIYECADLIYHLFVLLVYSGVEYEELLEEFERRRKK is encoded by the coding sequence ATGGATGTACTTCGGGAGGAGTTCGAGATAATAAAGGATAGGATAAAAAATAAACCTGAAGGTTCCTACACTGCCTACTTAACTACAGATGATAATAAGAAGGCCATTAACAAGATATGTGAGAAGATAGGGGAGGAAACTACAGAGGTTATACTGGCGGCAAAGGATGGAATAAAGGAAGATATTATATACGAGTGTGCAGATCTGATTTATCACCTCTTTGTACTGTTGGTATATTCAGGAGTGGAGTACGAGGAGTTACTTGAGGAGTTTGAGAGGAGAAGGAAAAAATAA
- the serS gene encoding serine--tRNA ligase → MRFDLRGKIIFSKELNSEMIKDIEEVLKSSREIFLKGVPKGKEDEASKIVDYSFQGNELILHIVSGRYTRAHDALIRLRKPIIEKIGKKHKVGIRGISIEDYEISIPVEGNTVKDIKVPECEEAIYEDGTLKLIFRNIGEKELKRNIIDRAIKFVKNYLESQEDLTRRVCAIEPGTIVREYKAKRSITFREDPTDVAERLGWIKRFPGKGQWFYTPPMARLFRVFEELIMEECVYKLGFQECLFPKLIPLEIMYKMRYLEGLPEGMYYVSPPKRDPEMFKEFVSEMMVKREIPIKKLRDLLRDPSYVLAPAQCEPFYQFFEHMLVDVDKPVKFVDRSGWTYRWEGGGARGLDRVNEFLRVECVMLGSPEFVEKVRDDTLRYAEKLAEKLDLEYWTEVGDDPFYLEGRKKEDRDIEFPEVPKYEMRLWVPYEKEERKGVAVTSANVHGTHFVEGFNIRDYKGRKVWTGCTGYGITRWVVGFLAQYGFNYEDWPEIIQKKYGKMPEIPKVINWP, encoded by the coding sequence GTGAGATTCGATCTAAGGGGGAAGATTATATTTAGTAAGGAGTTAAACAGTGAGATGATAAAGGATATAGAGGAGGTTCTCAAAAGTAGTAGGGAGATATTCCTAAAGGGAGTTCCTAAGGGAAAGGAGGATGAGGCATCTAAGATAGTGGATTATTCATTTCAAGGTAACGAACTTATTCTTCATATAGTATCAGGTAGATACACCAGGGCACATGACGCCCTTATAAGGTTGAGGAAACCTATAATTGAGAAGATCGGGAAAAAACATAAGGTAGGTATTAGGGGCATTTCAATTGAGGACTACGAGATCTCCATACCTGTAGAGGGCAATACAGTGAAAGATATAAAGGTACCTGAATGTGAAGAGGCGATCTATGAAGATGGTACATTAAAACTTATATTCAGAAACATAGGTGAAAAAGAACTTAAGAGAAATATCATCGACAGGGCTATAAAGTTTGTAAAGAATTACTTAGAATCCCAGGAGGATCTAACTCGCCGTGTATGTGCCATAGAACCAGGTACAATAGTAAGGGAGTATAAGGCAAAGAGAAGTATAACCTTTAGGGAGGACCCTACAGATGTTGCAGAGAGATTGGGATGGATAAAGAGGTTTCCAGGTAAGGGGCAGTGGTTCTACACTCCTCCAATGGCAAGATTGTTTAGGGTATTTGAAGAACTTATAATGGAGGAGTGTGTTTATAAACTTGGGTTTCAGGAGTGTCTCTTTCCCAAGTTGATACCTTTGGAGATTATGTACAAGATGAGGTACTTAGAGGGACTCCCAGAGGGGATGTACTACGTCTCTCCTCCAAAGAGGGACCCTGAGATGTTTAAGGAGTTTGTCAGTGAGATGATGGTAAAGAGGGAGATACCTATCAAGAAGTTGAGGGATCTACTTAGGGATCCTAGTTATGTACTGGCCCCTGCCCAGTGTGAGCCCTTCTACCAGTTCTTCGAGCATATGTTGGTAGATGTAGATAAACCTGTGAAGTTCGTAGATAGAAGTGGTTGGACCTACAGATGGGAAGGAGGTGGAGCTAGGGGACTTGACAGGGTTAATGAATTCTTAAGGGTTGAGTGTGTAATGTTAGGTAGTCCAGAGTTCGTTGAAAAGGTTAGGGACGATACATTGAGATACGCCGAGAAACTGGCTGAGAAACTTGACTTAGAGTACTGGACTGAGGTTGGAGACGATCCCTTCTATTTAGAAGGTAGGAAAAAGGAGGACAGGGATATAGAGTTCCCAGAGGTACCTAAGTACGAGATGAGGTTATGGGTACCTTATGAAAAGGAGGAGAGAAAGGGGGTTGCAGTAACCTCTGCAAATGTCCATGGAACCCACTTTGTAGAGGGCTTTAACATAAGGGATTACAAGGGGAGAAAGGTATGGACTGGATGTACAGGTTACGGTATAACAAGGTGGGTTGTGGGGTTCTTAGCACAGTACGGTTTCAACTACGAGGACTGGCCAGAGATCATTCAGAAAAAGTATGGAAAGATGCCTGAGATTCCAAAGGTGATCAACTGGCCATAA
- the galU gene encoding UTP--glucose-1-phosphate uridylyltransferase GalU, with the protein MKIKKGIIPAAGFGTRLLPMTKAQPKEMLCVVGKPIIQYVIEDLAEVGVNNILIITGKGKSAIENHFDRNFELEWKLKESGKHHLLEEICKIDRIAKIFYTRQKEPKGLGDAVYCGKEFVGDEYFITMVGDTIYTENVVKKMLEVYNKYRCSVIALERIPREMVYKYGVISGRKVEDSIFEIEDLVEKPSVEEAPSNLIITGGYLLSPKIFEHLENTKPGKGGEIQLTDAMRSLLEEEKIVGVEIKCKRYDIGDIEGWLKANVEIAMEKIPEFKEYLKKLIEN; encoded by the coding sequence ATGAAGATAAAGAAGGGAATAATACCTGCAGCAGGATTTGGTACAAGGCTACTTCCAATGACTAAGGCCCAGCCGAAGGAGATGTTGTGTGTAGTTGGTAAACCAATAATCCAGTACGTAATTGAGGATCTGGCGGAGGTAGGTGTAAACAATATACTTATTATTACAGGTAAGGGAAAGAGTGCCATAGAAAACCACTTCGACAGGAATTTTGAGTTGGAGTGGAAGTTAAAGGAGAGTGGAAAGCATCATCTACTCGAGGAGATCTGTAAGATCGACAGGATTGCAAAGATCTTTTATACGAGACAGAAAGAGCCTAAAGGATTGGGGGACGCTGTATACTGTGGAAAAGAATTCGTGGGAGATGAATATTTTATAACTATGGTTGGAGATACTATATATACTGAGAACGTGGTAAAAAAGATGTTGGAGGTGTACAACAAGTACCGCTGTTCAGTTATAGCCTTGGAGAGAATACCTAGGGAGATGGTGTATAAGTACGGGGTAATATCTGGTAGGAAAGTTGAAGATAGTATCTTCGAGATAGAGGATCTTGTAGAAAAGCCCTCTGTGGAAGAGGCTCCATCTAATTTAATTATTACAGGGGGATATCTCCTATCTCCAAAGATATTTGAACATTTAGAAAATACAAAACCTGGAAAAGGGGGAGAGATACAGTTAACTGACGCCATGAGATCTCTCTTGGAGGAGGAGAAAATAGTAGGTGTAGAGATAAAATGCAAGAGGTACGATATAGGGGATATCGAAGGGTGGTTGAAGGCAAATGTTGAAATTGCCATGGAGAAGATACCTGAATTTAAAGAGTATCTAAAAAAGTTAATAGAAAATTAA
- a CDS encoding 30S ribosomal protein S17e, whose protein sequence is MGRVRQAFIKRAGNELIEKFGDRFTTDFDTNKKIVEEVALISTKRLRNRIAGYIASKIKKLKK, encoded by the coding sequence TTGGGGAGAGTTAGACAGGCGTTTATAAAAAGGGCTGGTAACGAACTTATCGAGAAGTTTGGAGATAGGTTTACAACAGACTTCGATACAAATAAAAAGATCGTAGAGGAAGTGGCCCTTATATCTACAAAGAGGTTAAGAAATAGGATTGCAGGATATATTGCCTCAAAGATAAAAAAGTTAAAAAAATAA
- a CDS encoding UPF0146 family protein, which produces MEINVSKYIVNYIQNKKGYIKNSNVVEIGVGYYFKVAKALQDYGIKVTVIDIKRDVIERAKREGLNAQLEDIFNPKLDIYGYVDLMYSIRPPRDLQYQLLKLSKEYRVPLLVRPLAGEFVIDGLKLVNYRGEVLYLYEQ; this is translated from the coding sequence ATGGAAATAAATGTTTCCAAGTATATTGTAAATTACATTCAGAATAAGAAAGGCTATATTAAAAACAGTAATGTAGTAGAAATTGGAGTAGGATATTACTTTAAGGTAGCAAAAGCCCTTCAAGATTATGGAATAAAGGTGACAGTAATAGACATAAAAAGGGATGTTATAGAAAGAGCGAAAAGGGAGGGCTTAAATGCACAACTAGAGGACATATTCAATCCTAAGTTGGATATATATGGGTACGTCGATCTAATGTACTCCATAAGGCCTCCTAGGGATCTTCAATATCAACTCTTGAAACTCTCTAAGGAATACAGAGTCCCACTACTTGTAAGACCTCTCGCTGGTGAGTTTGTTATAGATGGTTTAAAGTTAGTGAACTATAGGGGGGAAGTGCTCTACCTCTATGAACAGTAA
- a CDS encoding 50S ribosomal protein L10: MSAVGAKHVAPWKIEEVNRLKKLLKEGKVVALADLMDVPARQLQEIRDKIRGKMILRMSRNSLIERAIKEVAEETNNPEFAKLANYIARGAAIIVTDMNPFKLYKTLEESKTPAPIRGGAIAPCDIVVEKGSTGMPPGPFLGELKSVGIPAVIEKGKIAIKEDTVVVKEGEVVPHKVAVVLANLGIKPVKVGIDLLAAYEDGVIYTPDILKIDEEKIIQDIQRAFTNAFNLSVEAVIPTAQTIETILQKAFNNARTLSIESAYPTKETVGDILAKGYSQMLALASELSEDALDEELKELISSTATSTTEDVEKEEKKEEKKEEEKKEEAPAAVGLGLLF; the protein is encoded by the coding sequence ATGTCAGCAGTGGGAGCTAAACATGTTGCCCCTTGGAAGATAGAGGAGGTAAACAGGTTAAAGAAGTTGCTTAAAGAGGGTAAGGTTGTAGCCCTGGCAGATCTTATGGATGTACCAGCCAGGCAACTTCAGGAGATTAGGGATAAGATTAGAGGGAAGATGATACTGAGGATGTCCAGGAACTCCCTGATAGAGAGGGCGATTAAGGAGGTTGCTGAGGAGACCAACAACCCGGAATTTGCCAAACTTGCCAACTATATAGCAAGGGGGGCTGCCATCATAGTTACTGATATGAATCCCTTTAAACTCTACAAGACACTAGAGGAGAGTAAGACTCCTGCACCTATAAGGGGAGGTGCTATTGCCCCTTGTGATATAGTTGTAGAGAAGGGGTCCACTGGGATGCCTCCAGGACCGTTCTTGGGGGAGTTGAAGAGTGTTGGTATACCTGCAGTTATTGAAAAGGGTAAGATAGCGATAAAAGAGGATACTGTTGTAGTTAAAGAGGGGGAGGTAGTACCTCATAAAGTTGCAGTAGTTCTAGCCAACTTAGGTATAAAACCAGTTAAAGTTGGTATAGACCTCCTAGCAGCCTATGAAGATGGTGTTATCTATACACCAGATATACTAAAGATAGATGAAGAAAAGATTATCCAGGATATTCAGAGGGCATTTACCAACGCATTTAACCTCTCTGTTGAGGCAGTCATTCCAACTGCACAGACTATAGAAACTATCCTTCAGAAGGCCTTTAACAACGCTAGAACCCTGTCCATTGAAAGTGCATACCCAACAAAGGAGACTGTTGGAGACATACTTGCCAAAGGATACTCCCAGATGCTTGCCCTTGCATCAGAACTTAGTGAAGATGCTCTCGATGAGGAGTTAAAGGAATTAATCTCCTCCACTGCCACATCAACCACTGAAGATGTAGAGAAAGAGGAGAAGAAGGAGGAGAAGAAAGAAGAGGAAAAGAAAGAGGAAGCCCCAGCTGCAGTAGGTTTAGGCCTACTCTTCTAA
- the rpl12p gene encoding 50S ribosomal protein P1, with protein sequence MEYVYAALILHSAGKEITEEGIKSILSAAGVEVDEARVKALVTALEGINIDEVLEKATIAPVAAAAPAPAPEEEQKEKKEEKKKEEEKKEDSAMAAAAGLGALFM encoded by the coding sequence ATGGAATATGTATATGCTGCATTGATACTACACTCAGCAGGTAAGGAGATAACAGAAGAGGGTATAAAATCAATACTCTCTGCAGCAGGAGTAGAAGTAGATGAGGCAAGAGTTAAGGCTCTAGTAACAGCATTGGAAGGAATAAACATTGACGAAGTTCTAGAAAAGGCTACCATAGCTCCTGTTGCAGCAGCTGCTCCAGCACCTGCACCTGAGGAAGAGCAGAAGGAAAAGAAAGAGGAGAAGAAGAAGGAAGAGGAGAAGAAAGAAGACTCTGCAATGGCAGCAGCTGCAGGTCTTGGAGCTCTCTTCATGTAA
- the ribH gene encoding 6,7-dimethyl-8-ribityllumazine synthase translates to MDKVRLGFVVAEFNREITYMMEKLAEEHAEFLGAEVTHKIIVPGTFDMPLAVKRLLEKEDVDAVVTIGCVIEGETEHDEIVLHNAARKMADLSLQYNKPVALGVSGPGMTRLQAEERVDYGKRAVESAVKMVRRLKELERK, encoded by the coding sequence ATGGATAAGGTAAGGTTAGGATTTGTAGTGGCAGAATTTAACAGGGAGATAACTTACATGATGGAAAAGTTGGCAGAGGAGCATGCAGAGTTCTTAGGTGCTGAAGTTACCCATAAGATTATAGTACCAGGAACTTTTGACATGCCTCTGGCGGTAAAGAGGTTGTTGGAGAAGGAGGATGTAGACGCCGTAGTAACTATAGGTTGTGTAATAGAGGGGGAAACAGAACATGACGAGATAGTACTTCACAACGCTGCAAGGAAGATGGCAGATCTCTCCCTACAGTACAATAAACCTGTAGCATTAGGGGTCTCTGGGCCTGGGATGACAAGATTACAGGCTGAGGAGAGAGTAGATTATGGTAAGAGGGCTGTAGAGTCTGCTGTAAAGATGGTAAGGAGATTGAAGGAGTTGGAGAGGAAATAA
- the hisH gene encoding imidazole glycerol phosphate synthase subunit HisH — translation MIVIVDYNAGNLRSITKAVEIYTGRENVKVSKDPEEVLSGDKIVFPGVGNFKSAVLNLSKKEGRMSLRDALLESIKNKVPFLGICLGMHLLMESSEEGGNSKGLGVIEGSVIRFREVDKVPHMGWNSVELLKDIPLFEGIGSNQYFYFVHSYHVNPLDNDVVVGVSEYGYRFPCVIQKGNVYGTQFHPEKSSKIGLKVIENFLELI, via the coding sequence GTGATAGTGATAGTAGATTACAACGCAGGGAACTTAAGGAGTATTACAAAGGCTGTTGAGATATATACGGGAAGGGAAAACGTTAAAGTATCTAAGGATCCAGAGGAGGTATTAAGTGGAGATAAGATAGTATTTCCAGGTGTAGGAAACTTCAAAAGTGCAGTGTTGAATCTATCTAAGAAAGAAGGGAGGATGTCGCTAAGGGACGCTCTACTTGAGAGTATAAAAAATAAAGTGCCCTTTTTAGGCATCTGTTTAGGTATGCACCTGTTAATGGAGAGTAGTGAGGAGGGAGGAAATTCAAAAGGTTTAGGTGTAATAGAGGGTAGCGTTATAAGATTCAGAGAAGTGGATAAAGTACCTCATATGGGTTGGAACAGTGTAGAGTTACTGAAAGACATCCCACTATTTGAAGGTATAGGGAGCAACCAGTACTTCTACTTTGTGCACTCCTACCATGTAAATCCCTTAGATAACGATGTTGTAGTCGGTGTATCTGAATACGGTTATAGGTTCCCCTGTGTTATTCAAAAGGGTAATGTATATGGGACGCAGTTTCATCCAGAGAAGAGTAGTAAGATAGGTTTGAAGGTAATAGAGAATTTCTTAGAGTTGATTTAA
- the dapA gene encoding 4-hydroxy-tetrahydrodipicolinate synthase, with protein sequence MEGVFPAIVTPFKNNSVDYEGLKRNIDFLIENGVSGIVAVGTTGESPTLSYEEHNKIIEKTVEFVDGRVEVIAGTGSNSTREAIELSKFAKDVGADALLLVAPYYNRPTQEGLKRHFVKIAETVDLPIVLYNIPSRTGVDISPETVKFLHEECSNIVAIKEANPNLSRVSEIISSCDIDVLSGNDELTLPIIALGGKGVISVLSNILPREFVDMVNYALEGNFSKAREIHYKLYNLMKLMTVETNPIPIKTAMNMLGMPAGELRLPLCEMSQENRLKLKKALEDIGLLKD encoded by the coding sequence ATGGAGGGGGTATTTCCTGCAATAGTGACCCCATTTAAAAACAACTCTGTAGATTACGAGGGGCTAAAAAGAAACATAGATTTTTTAATAGAAAACGGCGTTAGTGGTATTGTAGCAGTAGGTACTACAGGTGAATCTCCAACCCTGTCCTACGAGGAGCATAATAAGATCATCGAAAAGACCGTTGAATTTGTAGATGGGAGAGTGGAGGTTATCGCAGGTACAGGTTCAAACTCCACAAGGGAGGCTATAGAACTCTCTAAATTTGCCAAGGATGTGGGAGCAGATGCACTACTACTGGTAGCACCTTACTACAACAGACCTACTCAGGAGGGCCTAAAGAGACACTTTGTAAAGATTGCAGAGACTGTAGATCTCCCTATAGTTCTCTACAACATACCCTCAAGGACAGGAGTAGACATTTCACCTGAGACTGTAAAGTTTCTCCACGAGGAGTGTAGCAATATAGTAGCCATAAAGGAGGCAAACCCCAACCTCTCCCGTGTATCGGAAATTATAAGTAGTTGCGACATCGATGTACTATCTGGAAACGACGAATTAACCCTCCCAATAATAGCGTTGGGAGGAAAGGGAGTAATAAGTGTCCTCTCAAATATCCTACCGAGGGAGTTTGTGGATATGGTTAATTACGCCCTAGAGGGCAACTTCTCTAAAGCTAGGGAGATACACTACAAACTTTACAACCTTATGAAACTTATGACTGTAGAGACTAACCCGATACCTATAAAAACCGCCATGAATATGTTAGGTATGCCTGCAGGTGAGTTGCGACTTCCACTGTGTGAGATGTCCCAGGAAAATAGACTGAAGTTAAAAAAGGCCCTTGAGGATATAGGGCTCTTAAAAGATTAG
- a CDS encoding 50S ribosomal protein L40e — MAFEEAMNRLFKKKICLRCNARNPWRAKRCRKCGYSKLRPKAKEPRG, encoded by the coding sequence ATGGCATTTGAAGAGGCTATGAACAGGTTATTTAAAAAGAAGATCTGTCTAAGATGTAATGCAAGAAATCCTTGGAGAGCTAAGAGATGTAGAAAGTGTGGATACTCAAAGTTAAGACCTAAGGCAAAGGAACCGAGAGGATAA
- a CDS encoding 50S ribosomal protein L1 yields the protein MDREKILKAVKEARARAKPRNFTQSVELIVNLKELDLTKPENRLKEQVVLPHGRGKEAKIAVIAKGDLAAQAEELGLTVIRQEDLEELGRNKKLAKKIANEHDFFIAQADMMPLVGRLLGPILGPRGKMPQPVPPSANLKPLVERLKKTVVINTRDKPFFKTLVGNEKMSDEELAENIEAVLNVLPKKYEKGLYHVKSAYVKLTMGPAVPIEK from the coding sequence ATGGACAGAGAAAAGATACTAAAGGCGGTTAAGGAGGCCCGTGCCCGTGCCAAGCCTCGTAACTTCACACAGTCTGTAGAGTTGATAGTAAATTTAAAGGAGTTGGATCTTACAAAACCTGAGAACAGGTTGAAGGAACAGGTAGTACTACCTCATGGAAGGGGTAAGGAGGCAAAGATAGCAGTTATTGCAAAGGGTGATCTGGCGGCACAGGCTGAAGAGTTGGGGCTCACTGTAATAAGACAGGAGGATTTGGAAGAGTTGGGGAGAAACAAAAAACTTGCTAAAAAGATAGCAAACGAACATGACTTCTTTATAGCCCAGGCAGATATGATGCCTCTTGTTGGTAGGTTGTTAGGTCCAATACTGGGACCTAGAGGAAAGATGCCTCAACCTGTGCCACCAAGTGCTAATTTAAAGCCATTGGTAGAGAGGCTTAAAAAGACCGTGGTTATAAACACTAGAGATAAGCCCTTCTTTAAAACGTTGGTGGGTAACGAGAAGATGAGTGATGAGGAATTGGCTGAAAATATAGAGGCAGTTTTAAACGTACTACCTAAGAAGTACGAGAAGGGGCTCTATCATGTCAAAAGTGCCTATGTTAAATTAACTATGGGACCGGCGGTCCCGATAGAAAAGTAG
- the gatC gene encoding Asp-tRNA(Asn) amidotransferase subunit GatC produces MVDREKVEREAEEIVKRFSEVLERYSFEDVEEYYILESKNVLREDSEPSVDPSFREEVLKIAPKTRDGYIVVEKSKWE; encoded by the coding sequence ATGGTTGATAGAGAAAAGGTAGAGAGGGAGGCAGAGGAGATCGTGAAGAGGTTTTCTGAGGTCCTTGAGAGGTACAGTTTTGAGGATGTGGAGGAGTACTATATACTTGAGAGTAAGAACGTCCTAAGGGAAGACTCTGAACCTTCAGTAGATCCATCCTTCAGAGAGGAAGTTCTCAAGATAGCCCCAAAAACAAGGGATGGTTACATCGTCGTTGAGAAGAGTAAGTGGGAGTAA